One window of Nostoc sp. C052 genomic DNA carries:
- a CDS encoding transposase, whose translation MKNPLHYIHKYPHRTKQILGISYDQFLLLVKQAEIRYNEQQFQREEKKIRINAIGGGRKPKLTIAEEICLSLFYLRQMPTFEILGMNFDISKTEANDTFHYWLKILREVLPASLLEQVENQESDYITVQELLREFELIVDSYEQPRERPSDNQEQQEYFSGKKKQHTLKSQVVSLPDAKDIVDIVVGAKGQTSDISLFRNQQQRFSPEQSFKGDKGYQGGKNISTPHKKPPKGELTTEQKAENKVFSSNRIFIEHIIRLIKIFRIAS comes from the coding sequence ATGAAAAATCCACTTCATTATATTCATAAATATCCACATCGTACTAAGCAAATATTGGGAATTAGCTATGACCAATTTCTGTTGTTAGTCAAACAAGCAGAAATCAGGTATAACGAACAACAATTTCAAAGAGAAGAAAAGAAAATCCGTATTAACGCCATTGGAGGTGGACGGAAACCGAAATTAACAATTGCAGAAGAAATATGTCTGAGCCTGTTCTACTTAAGACAAATGCCTACATTTGAAATTTTAGGAATGAACTTCGATATCTCGAAAACCGAAGCGAATGATACTTTCCATTATTGGCTAAAAATCTTGCGAGAAGTTTTGCCTGCTAGTTTACTAGAACAGGTAGAAAATCAAGAAAGTGATTATATAACGGTGCAAGAGCTATTAAGGGAATTTGAATTAATTGTTGATAGCTACGAACAGCCTAGAGAAAGACCATCAGACAATCAAGAGCAACAAGAATACTTTTCAGGCAAGAAGAAGCAACATACTCTTAAAAGCCAAGTTGTTTCGCTGCCAGATGCTAAAGATATTGTTGATATAGTAGTAGGAGCAAAGGGTCAAACCAGTGATATTTCATTGTTTCGTAATCAACAACAAAGATTTTCTCCTGAACAATCATTTAAAGGTGATAAAGGTTATCAAGGTGGTAAAAACATTAGTACACCTCACAAAAAACCACCTAAAGGCGAATTAACTACCGAACAAAAAGCCGAAAATAAAGTCTTTTCTAGTAATCGGATTTTCATTGAACACATAATTCGACTTATCAAGATTTTCCGCATTGCCTCTTGA
- a CDS encoding acyltransferase: MTLSGLIAHISMFQDFVNTTQINYVFWSIALESHLYLCFPLLVLSWQRFGSIKTTLGIGLFTYITIILLEIAQVKEIPPQFLGLCFYFVLGMLGATIVFSQDRLWALMRKHFPWHFVIAGLILTIILFCYLWGFDIAEERFAFLDTMTALGTLFLLVAASRPGANKVRNFLGSSLLVFIGTFSYSLYLIHAPLLQIVWQYVLHPLHLGKVFEFVLLLLVGTPMILGAAYVFFFYCERPFLNTRRVSASKLTNNRIRN, encoded by the coding sequence GTGACGCTGAGTGGATTGATTGCACATATCTCAATGTTCCAAGATTTTGTTAACACGACCCAAATTAACTATGTTTTCTGGTCTATCGCCCTTGAATCACACCTATATCTTTGCTTTCCCCTTCTCGTACTCAGCTGGCAGCGCTTTGGCAGCATTAAGACCACACTTGGAATCGGCTTATTTACTTATATTACTATTATTCTGCTGGAAATCGCGCAGGTAAAAGAAATACCCCCACAATTTTTAGGTTTGTGTTTCTATTTTGTATTGGGAATGCTTGGTGCAACCATCGTCTTTTCCCAAGATCGGCTTTGGGCATTGATGCGTAAGCATTTTCCCTGGCACTTCGTTATAGCTGGTTTAATTCTGACAATTATCTTGTTCTGCTATCTCTGGGGATTCGATATAGCAGAAGAGCGTTTTGCCTTTTTAGATACTATGACTGCATTAGGTACGTTGTTTTTGCTTGTAGCTGCCTCACGTCCTGGAGCAAACAAAGTTCGTAATTTTCTAGGTTCAAGTCTACTTGTCTTTATTGGTACATTCTCGTACAGCTTGTATCTCATTCATGCACCTCTACTACAAATTGTCTGGCAGTATGTTCTGCATCCATTACATCTCGGAAAAGTCTTTGAGTTTGTTTTACTTCTGCTTGTAGGCACACCGATGATTCTTGGTGCAGCATACGTCTTCTTTTTTTATTGCGAGCGGCCATTCTTAAATACACGCCGAGTTTCAGCATCAAAATTAACAAACAACAGAATAAGGAACTGA
- a CDS encoding ABC exporter membrane fusion protein — translation MANQLLSKPNKCWVISLSIIAGLAPIGISVYILQNYQLNFQSRSSLTQTPVRASSAVTTIAGLGRLEPQGEVIHLSAAASAEGGVKVAQLLVKEGDQVQPKQVIAILENRDRLLAVREQAKKQVKVAQASLAKVKAGAKVGEIIAGQATIARLQAQLRGQIATVQVTIARLQAQLQGEKKVQQAKISRLEAQLRNAQTEFERYQMLYQQGAVEASKFDSKRLEVETAKEQLKEAKAAQKQTLETLQQQINETEATQKQTSETLQQQINEAKATLNQITEIRPTDLLSAEAEVESAIAALKKSEADLALAYVRSPSSSQILKINARPGEIVTEQGIADLGQTNQMYVVAEIYETDITKVRIGQRATVTSFAFAEQLRGTVVQISSQIEKKSILDTDPTADLDARVVKVKIRLDPVDSKKVAGLTNLQVEAVINISPSHQE, via the coding sequence ATGGCAAACCAGTTATTATCAAAACCTAATAAATGCTGGGTTATTAGTTTATCAATTATTGCAGGTTTAGCCCCAATTGGCATCTCTGTGTACATTCTGCAAAATTACCAACTCAATTTTCAGAGCCGTAGCTCCTTAACACAGACACCTGTGAGGGCTTCGTCGGCTGTCACTACTATTGCTGGTTTGGGACGTTTGGAACCTCAAGGAGAAGTCATTCATTTGTCCGCAGCGGCTTCTGCTGAAGGTGGTGTTAAAGTAGCCCAACTGCTTGTTAAAGAAGGCGATCAAGTTCAGCCTAAGCAGGTTATTGCCATTTTAGAAAACCGCGATCGCCTGCTAGCTGTTAGGGAACAGGCAAAAAAACAAGTTAAAGTCGCCCAAGCTAGTTTAGCCAAGGTAAAAGCTGGTGCGAAAGTAGGAGAAATCATCGCTGGACAAGCTACAATTGCTCGCTTACAAGCTCAGTTGCGTGGGCAAATTGCAACTGTGCAAGTTACAATTGCTCGCCTACAAGCTCAGTTGCAAGGAGAAAAGAAAGTTCAACAAGCTAAGATTTCTCGTCTAGAAGCTCAGTTGCGTAATGCTCAGACAGAGTTTGAACGCTACCAGATGCTATACCAACAAGGTGCGGTTGAAGCCTCAAAATTTGACAGCAAGCGCCTGGAGGTAGAAACTGCTAAAGAACAGTTGAAGGAGGCAAAAGCTGCTCAAAAGCAGACTTTAGAAACTTTGCAACAACAGATTAACGAGACTGAAGCCACTCAGAAGCAGACCTCGGAAACTTTGCAACAACAGATTAACGAAGCAAAAGCGACCTTGAACCAGATTACTGAAATACGTCCAACTGATTTGCTGTCTGCTGAAGCTGAAGTTGAAAGTGCGATCGCAGCCTTAAAAAAATCTGAAGCAGACTTGGCTTTAGCTTATGTGCGATCGCCCTCTTCTAGTCAAATTTTGAAAATTAATGCTCGACCTGGAGAAATTGTCACAGAGCAGGGAATTGCCGATCTTGGTCAAACAAATCAAATGTATGTGGTAGCAGAAATCTATGAAACCGATATTACTAAAGTACGAATTGGGCAACGCGCCACTGTTACAAGTTTTGCATTTGCCGAGCAATTACGGGGAACTGTGGTTCAGATTAGCTCGCAAATTGAGAAAAAAAGTATTCTTGATACCGACCCAACCGCAGATTTAGATGCAAGAGTAGTCAAAGTCAAAATCCGCCTCGATCCAGTAGATAGCAAAAAAGTGGCAGGTTTAACGAATTTACAAGTAGAGGCGGTGATTAATATTTCACCTTCTCATCAAGAATAA